One genomic segment of Agromyces intestinalis includes these proteins:
- the rsmI gene encoding 16S rRNA (cytidine(1402)-2'-O)-methyltransferase translates to MIILGATPIGNLGDASVRLRQALEDAGTVASEDTRVTQRLLAGLGIANRPRLIALHEHNERQRAAELVELARDADLLMLTDAGMPTVSDPGFPLVQAAVAAGVEVTCIPGPSAPVTALALSGLPTDRFAFEGFLPRKAGERTRCLAELATDRRTLIFFEAPSRLAVSLAALAEAFGADRPAAVCRELTKLHEEVRRGPLGELAGWAEGGVRGEICIVVGGAPEPVSDPASALARVLELEASGVRLKDAAADVAAATGVSRRELYEAALAARKPHAH, encoded by the coding sequence ATGATCATCCTCGGAGCGACCCCGATCGGCAACCTCGGCGATGCGTCGGTGCGGCTTCGGCAGGCCCTCGAGGACGCCGGCACCGTGGCATCCGAGGACACCCGCGTGACGCAGCGTCTGCTGGCGGGGCTCGGCATCGCGAACCGGCCGCGCCTCATCGCGCTGCACGAGCACAACGAGCGGCAGCGGGCGGCCGAGCTGGTCGAGCTCGCGCGCGATGCCGACCTGCTCATGCTCACCGACGCGGGCATGCCGACGGTCTCGGATCCTGGCTTCCCGCTCGTGCAGGCGGCGGTCGCCGCGGGCGTCGAGGTGACCTGCATCCCCGGGCCGAGCGCGCCGGTGACCGCGCTCGCCCTGTCGGGGCTGCCCACCGACCGGTTCGCGTTCGAGGGGTTCCTGCCGCGCAAGGCGGGCGAGCGCACGCGCTGCCTCGCGGAGCTGGCGACCGACCGACGGACGCTCATCTTCTTCGAGGCGCCGAGCCGGCTCGCCGTGTCATTGGCCGCGCTCGCCGAGGCGTTCGGCGCCGACCGCCCCGCCGCGGTGTGCCGCGAGCTGACGAAGCTGCATGAAGAGGTGCGCCGCGGGCCGCTCGGCGAACTCGCCGGGTGGGCCGAGGGCGGGGTGCGCGGCGAGATCTGCATCGTCGTGGGCGGGGCGCCCGAGCCCGTCTCCGATCCGGCGTCGGCGCTCGCGCGCGTGCTCGAGCTCGAGGCATCCGGGGTGCGGCTGAAGGATGCCGCGGCCGACGTCGCGGCGGCCACCGGCGTCAGCCGCCGCGAACTGTACGAGGCTGCGCTCGCCGCTCGGAAGCCGCACGCGCACTGA
- the metG gene encoding methionine--tRNA ligase translates to MPDGRSFYITTPIFYVNDVPHIGHAYTEVAADVLARWHRQAGEDAWMLTGTDEHGQKILRTATANDVTPKQWADQLVADAWKPLLETIDIANDDFIRTTDERHEQNVQKFLQKLYDDGHIYTGEYEGYYCVGCEEYKTEAQLEPGTGEYEGQPVCTIHSKPVELLHEKNYFFRMSAFADRLLALYDERPEFVQPESARNEVVSFVKQGLDDLSISRSTFDWGVKVPWDDSHVVYVWFDALLNYITAVGYGQDDEEFRRRWPAQHLVGKDILRFHAVIWPAMLMAAGLEVPRGVFGHGWLLVGGEKMSKSKLTGIAPSQITDTFGSDAFRYYFLRAISFGQDGSFSWEDMAARYQAELANGFGNLASRVIAMITRYCDGVVPSASAPAPADHEIASIERRVTDASWQAIDRLAIHEAIAAVWELVDALNGYLTVQEPWTLAKDPANRERLENVLATAYHGLGTLAVLLSPVLPKATAKLWTALGAPGTVQGQRIDRAYEATLGDRVAPLEALFPRVETSE, encoded by the coding sequence ATGCCCGACGGCCGCTCGTTCTACATCACCACGCCCATCTTCTACGTCAACGACGTGCCCCACATCGGCCACGCGTACACCGAGGTGGCCGCCGACGTGCTCGCGCGCTGGCACCGCCAGGCCGGCGAGGACGCGTGGATGCTCACCGGCACCGACGAGCACGGGCAGAAGATCCTGCGCACGGCGACGGCCAACGACGTGACCCCGAAGCAGTGGGCCGACCAGCTCGTCGCCGACGCGTGGAAGCCGCTGCTCGAGACGATCGACATCGCCAACGACGACTTCATCCGCACCACCGACGAGCGTCACGAGCAGAACGTGCAGAAGTTCCTGCAGAAGCTCTACGACGACGGGCACATCTACACCGGCGAGTACGAGGGCTACTACTGCGTGGGCTGCGAGGAGTACAAGACCGAGGCGCAGCTCGAGCCCGGCACCGGTGAGTACGAGGGCCAGCCCGTGTGCACGATCCACTCGAAGCCCGTCGAGCTGCTGCACGAGAAGAACTACTTCTTCCGCATGTCGGCGTTCGCCGACCGGCTGCTCGCGCTCTACGATGAGCGGCCCGAATTCGTGCAGCCCGAGTCGGCGCGCAACGAGGTCGTCTCGTTCGTCAAGCAGGGCCTCGACGACCTGTCGATCTCGCGATCGACGTTCGACTGGGGCGTGAAGGTGCCGTGGGACGACTCGCACGTGGTCTACGTGTGGTTCGACGCGCTGCTCAACTACATCACCGCGGTCGGCTACGGCCAAGACGATGAGGAGTTCCGCCGCCGCTGGCCCGCCCAGCACCTGGTCGGCAAGGACATCCTGCGGTTCCACGCGGTGATCTGGCCGGCGATGCTCATGGCTGCGGGCCTCGAGGTGCCGCGCGGCGTGTTCGGCCACGGCTGGCTGCTGGTCGGCGGCGAGAAGATGTCGAAGTCGAAGCTCACCGGCATCGCGCCGTCGCAGATCACCGACACGTTCGGCTCCGACGCGTTCCGCTACTACTTCCTGCGGGCGATCTCGTTCGGCCAGGACGGCTCGTTCTCGTGGGAGGACATGGCCGCCCGCTACCAGGCCGAGCTCGCGAACGGGTTCGGCAACCTCGCGTCGCGCGTGATCGCGATGATCACCCGCTACTGTGACGGCGTCGTGCCGTCGGCGAGCGCGCCCGCGCCCGCCGACCACGAGATCGCGAGTATCGAACGACGGGTGACGGATGCCTCATGGCAGGCGATCGACCGCCTCGCCATCCACGAGGCGATCGCGGCCGTATGGGAGCTCGTCGACGCACTGAACGGGTACCTCACCGTGCAGGAGCCGTGGACGCTCGCGAAGGACCCGGCGAACCGCGAACGGCTCGAGAACGTGCTCGCAACGGCCTACCACGGGCTCGGTACGCTCGCCGTGCTGCTCTCGCCGGTGCTGCCGAAGGCGACCGCGAAGCTGTGGACCGCGCTCGGCGCGCCCGGCACGGTGCAGGGCCAGCGCATCGATCGCGCGTACGAGGCGACGCTCGGCGACCGGGTCGCGCCGCTCGAGGCGCTGTTCCCCCGCGTGGAGACCTCGGAGTGA
- a CDS encoding NADP-dependent oxidoreductase — translation MSHAVRYSSFGAPEVLEVVEVDTPEPGAGEVVVEVFASGINPAESVARRGEAPEGRLPDLPARSGREFAGVVVAVGDGVDRVARGDEVIGIVDAGAHATHVVAPAEVLVHRPVEVPWEVAAALPVAGTTAWQAVESLGLGDRDTVVVTAAAGGVGCLAAQFARLHGATVVGVTADSRFDFLRQFGVIPVGYGHGLAERVRAAAAGPVTAFLDFLGGEADAAAELGVAPSRVLTTLDHAAVEGGRASIIEPGDRVALARVARAIADHRVRLPIADIVPLDHVADAYRTLDRRDAPGKIVLGMRVVDYPAQRSHEPDLKEQDVTLGVPTPHEHMEVTEQVPAAIADGSVRRRHREERASNDSE, via the coding sequence ATGAGCCACGCAGTGCGCTATTCGAGCTTCGGGGCACCCGAGGTGCTCGAGGTCGTCGAGGTGGACACGCCCGAACCGGGTGCCGGTGAGGTCGTCGTCGAGGTGTTCGCGTCGGGCATCAACCCGGCCGAGAGCGTCGCGCGCCGCGGCGAGGCGCCCGAGGGGCGGCTGCCCGACCTGCCGGCGCGATCGGGTCGCGAGTTCGCCGGCGTGGTCGTCGCGGTCGGCGACGGGGTCGACCGGGTCGCGCGCGGCGACGAGGTGATCGGCATCGTCGACGCGGGCGCGCACGCCACCCACGTCGTCGCCCCGGCCGAGGTGCTCGTGCACCGGCCGGTCGAGGTTCCGTGGGAGGTCGCCGCGGCGTTGCCGGTCGCGGGCACCACGGCCTGGCAGGCGGTCGAGTCGCTCGGACTGGGCGACCGCGACACGGTCGTCGTGACCGCGGCGGCGGGCGGGGTCGGATGCCTCGCGGCGCAGTTCGCCCGACTGCACGGCGCGACCGTCGTGGGCGTCACGGCCGATTCGCGGTTCGACTTCCTGCGGCAGTTCGGGGTGATTCCGGTCGGCTACGGGCACGGCCTCGCCGAGCGGGTGCGGGCGGCGGCGGCCGGGCCGGTGACGGCGTTCCTCGACTTCCTGGGCGGCGAGGCCGACGCGGCCGCAGAGCTCGGGGTCGCCCCGTCACGGGTGCTGACGACCCTCGACCACGCCGCCGTCGAGGGCGGTCGTGCGTCGATCATCGAGCCCGGCGACCGGGTCGCGCTCGCGCGCGTGGCGCGGGCGATCGCCGACCACCGCGTGCGCCTGCCGATCGCCGACATCGTGCCGCTCGACCACGTCGCCGATGCCTACCGCACCCTCGACCGCCGCGACGCTCCGGGCAAGATCGTGCTCGGCATGCGGGTCGTCGATTACCCCGCGCAGCGCTCGCACGAACCCGATCTGAAGGAGCAGGATGTCACGCTGGGCGTGCCGACCCCGCACGAGCACATGGAGGTGACCGAGCAGGTGCCCGCCGCGATCGCCGATGGCAGCGTGCGTCGCCGGCACCGGGAGGAGCGCGCCTCCAACGACTCGGAGTAA
- a CDS encoding quinone oxidoreductase family protein: MRAVVRRRYGGPERLEVADVHEPVPGAGEVVVRVATSAVNAADAFMLRGEPRIARAAFGIGRPSQPVLGRDIAGTVTAVGEGVTDLALGDRIHGESDAAWAEFAVLPAQAAARIPRGIDLVQAAALPLPGVTAMQALRMGLAGAAASDRDLTPLDGRKVLVTGASGNVGLLAVAIAAAHGARVTGTASTARLGLVQQAGAEHVADRLHPGVDYGVGFDLIVDLTGHRTLADLMTRLAPRGTLVSSTGAGGRTLGPLPRIAAVGARDLATRRHLRVLAARRDGADLAALGRLVRDGRVTPIIDGVMPMSAAADAVRRFEAGQAHGRIILDATRLG; this comes from the coding sequence ATGAGGGCCGTCGTTCGCCGCCGGTACGGCGGACCCGAGCGACTCGAGGTCGCCGACGTGCACGAGCCCGTTCCCGGTGCCGGGGAGGTGGTCGTGCGCGTCGCGACGAGCGCGGTCAACGCGGCCGACGCATTCATGCTGCGCGGCGAACCGCGCATCGCACGGGCGGCGTTCGGCATCGGGCGGCCGTCGCAGCCGGTGCTCGGGCGCGACATCGCCGGAACCGTCACCGCGGTCGGCGAGGGCGTCACCGATCTCGCGCTCGGCGATCGGATCCACGGCGAGTCGGATGCCGCGTGGGCCGAGTTCGCCGTGCTGCCGGCGCAGGCCGCGGCGCGCATTCCGCGTGGGATCGACCTCGTGCAGGCGGCGGCGCTGCCGCTGCCCGGGGTGACCGCGATGCAGGCACTGCGGATGGGGTTGGCGGGAGCCGCGGCATCCGACCGGGATCTCACCCCCCTCGACGGCAGGAAGGTGCTGGTCACCGGGGCTTCGGGCAACGTCGGCCTGCTCGCGGTCGCGATCGCGGCCGCGCACGGCGCGCGGGTCACCGGCACGGCGTCCACCGCGCGGCTCGGGCTGGTGCAGCAGGCCGGCGCCGAGCACGTCGCCGACCGGCTGCACCCCGGCGTCGACTACGGCGTGGGCTTCGACCTCATCGTCGACCTGACCGGGCATCGCACGCTCGCCGACCTCATGACCCGGCTCGCGCCGCGGGGCACGCTCGTGTCATCGACCGGTGCCGGCGGGCGCACGCTCGGCCCGCTGCCGAGAATCGCGGCCGTCGGCGCACGTGACCTCGCCACCCGCCGGCACCTGCGGGTGCTGGCGGCCAGGCGCGACGGCGCCGACCTCGCGGCGCTCGGCCGACTGGTGCGCGACGGCCGGGTCACGCCGATCATCGACGGCGTGATGCCGATGTCGGCCGCCGCCGACGCGGTGCGGCGTTTCGAGGCGGGGCAGGCGCACGGCCGCATCATCCTCGACGCGACCCGCCTCGGCTGA
- a CDS encoding dolichyl-phosphate-mannose--protein mannosyltransferase — MTASDAAPSAAPPEASEPVVEAEVEAEPEPRGTRLDRWWARMLSTPRRRALWMWGGPIAVALLAAVLRFWNLGHPQTLVFDETYYVKDAWSLWHRGYEAAWPSDFDERFADGDTMAFYTSPAYVVHPPLGKWLLGLGMALFGAGDAFWWRAATALAGTLAVLVLTLVARRLFASTLLAVIAGLLFAVDGNAIVMSRVALLDTWLMLLLLVGFWFVLLDRDRSAGLLARRVANRRLDGVDPHYGPALWARPWVVAAGAAFGAACAVKWSGIWFVAAFGIYLVAVDAVARRREGLPLWLSGALLKQGPVTFVLFVPIAVVVYLASWTGWLVTDGGYYRDWATQLGNTATGGFAWVPLALQSLWHYHEAAYSFHLGVHSPHPWQANPLTWLVMGRPTNMYFREVDCGDGGTCVESIMGIGNALIWWAAAAAVLYLVYRLARYREWQVGAVLLGLAAGYLPWLMYPERTVFTFYTIAFQPYTTLALVFVLGLVLGSRDDPTWRRTRGIAVVGIYLFWVLAVSVFFYPLWAGIPIDPTLRQLHFWLPSWG, encoded by the coding sequence ATGACTGCGTCCGACGCCGCCCCGAGCGCGGCGCCGCCCGAGGCATCCGAACCGGTCGTCGAAGCCGAAGTCGAAGCCGAACCCGAGCCCCGCGGCACCCGCCTCGACCGTTGGTGGGCGCGCATGCTCTCGACGCCGCGCCGGCGCGCGCTGTGGATGTGGGGCGGGCCGATCGCCGTCGCACTGCTGGCCGCCGTGCTGCGGTTCTGGAACCTCGGCCACCCGCAGACGCTGGTCTTCGACGAGACGTACTACGTGAAGGACGCATGGTCGCTCTGGCATCGCGGCTACGAGGCGGCCTGGCCGTCGGACTTCGACGAACGGTTCGCCGACGGCGACACCATGGCGTTCTACACGAGCCCCGCCTACGTCGTGCACCCTCCGCTCGGCAAGTGGCTGCTCGGCCTCGGCATGGCGCTGTTCGGCGCCGGCGACGCGTTCTGGTGGCGGGCCGCGACCGCGCTCGCCGGCACGCTGGCGGTGCTCGTGCTCACGCTCGTGGCGCGACGGCTGTTCGCCTCGACACTGCTGGCCGTGATCGCAGGCCTCCTGTTCGCGGTCGACGGCAACGCCATCGTGATGAGCCGGGTCGCTCTGCTCGACACCTGGCTGATGCTGCTGCTGCTCGTCGGGTTCTGGTTCGTGCTGCTCGACCGCGACCGCAGCGCAGGGCTGCTGGCCAGGCGGGTCGCGAATCGCAGGCTCGACGGCGTCGACCCGCACTACGGTCCGGCGCTGTGGGCCCGACCGTGGGTCGTGGCGGCCGGCGCCGCGTTCGGCGCCGCGTGTGCGGTCAAGTGGTCGGGCATCTGGTTCGTCGCCGCGTTCGGCATCTACCTCGTCGCCGTCGACGCGGTCGCCCGCCGACGCGAGGGGCTGCCGCTGTGGCTGAGCGGGGCGCTGCTCAAGCAGGGTCCGGTGACGTTCGTGCTGTTCGTGCCGATCGCGGTCGTCGTGTACCTCGCGTCGTGGACGGGCTGGCTCGTCACCGACGGCGGCTACTACCGCGACTGGGCGACCCAGCTCGGCAACACCGCGACCGGCGGATTCGCGTGGGTGCCGCTCGCCCTGCAGAGCCTCTGGCACTACCACGAGGCCGCGTACTCGTTCCATCTCGGGGTGCACAGTCCGCACCCGTGGCAGGCGAACCCGCTGACCTGGCTCGTCATGGGCCGGCCCACCAACATGTACTTCCGCGAGGTCGACTGCGGCGACGGCGGAACCTGCGTCGAGTCGATCATGGGCATCGGCAACGCCCTCATCTGGTGGGCGGCCGCGGCAGCCGTGCTGTACCTCGTCTACCGGCTGGCCAGGTATCGCGAATGGCAGGTCGGCGCCGTGCTGCTCGGGCTCGCGGCCGGGTACCTGCCGTGGCTGATGTACCCCGAGCGCACGGTGTTCACGTTCTACACGATCGCGTTCCAGCCCTATACGACGCTGGCGCTCGTGTTCGTGCTGGGGCTGGTCCTCGGCTCGCGCGATGACCCGACCTGGCGACGCACACGCGGAATCGCGGTGGTCGGGATCTACCTGTTCTGGGTGCTCGCGGTGTCGGTGTTCTTCTACCCGCTGTGGGCGGGCATCCCGATCGACCCGACTCTGCGCCAGCTGCACTTCTGGCTGCCCAGCTGGGGCTGA